Proteins from one Triticum aestivum cultivar Chinese Spring chromosome 7A, IWGSC CS RefSeq v2.1, whole genome shotgun sequence genomic window:
- the LOC123153489 gene encoding uncharacterized protein: MEEVAKCTLHDMKPRKCVAFEGANTGRRFYGCPVQGGVNCGVVQWVDPAWPDVLKNCLIKLWEMFHEQNLGRIQDKHAYEDDVAKLKKDYDLLCTEYHKMVDDVSKMFDWQDGVGKIDYQKAMDAEKFEKQKEELELEMKMEKLRLAKEQRCILQAQADIIHNTRKAMKEIKVDRDLLAQEKTELEKVVADLLNAGHGSKEKLEKIKAILEA; this comes from the exons ATGGAGGAAGTTGCCAAGTGTACTCTGCACGATATGAAGCCTAGGAAGTGTGTTGCTTTTGAAGGTGCTAACACTGGGAGGAGGTTCTATGGATGCCCTGTTCAG GGAGGTGTGAATTGTGGTGTAGTTCAGTGGGTTGATCCTGCCTGGCCTGATGTACTTAAGAACTGCCTCATCAAGTTGTGGGAAATGTTCCATGAGCAAAACCTTGGAAGGATTCAAGACAAGCATGCATATGAGGATGATGTTGCCAAGTTGAAGAAGGACTATGATCTGCTCTGCACTGAGTATCATAAAATGGTTGATGATGTTAGCAAGATGTTTGACTGGCAGGATGGTGTTGGCAAGATTGACTACCAGAAAGCAATGGATGCTGAGAAATTTGAGAAGCAGAAGGAAGAGCTAGAGCTGGAGATGAAGATGGAGAAGCTAAGGCTAGCAAAAGAACAGAGGTGTATCCTTCAGGCCCAGGCAGACATAATTCACAACACCAGGAAGGCAATGAAAGAGATAAAGGTGGACAGGGATCTTCTTGCACAAGAGAAGACAGAGCTTGAGAAAGTAGTTGCTGATCTGCTGAATGCTGGCCATGGGAGCAAGGAAAAGcttgagaaaatcaaggccatactggaggCTTGA
- the LOC123148297 gene encoding centromere/kinetochore protein zw10 homolog isoform X1 — protein MADDVRELLLSTTADADPSTPLSAPDLRLLIDHLRHRSDRLHASALSFASSNREPLASALLRAASSAASSASLQSSLQSALSPLSSSPDLSDLRSLSDRLVAARRELRERQEHLAAASSVASLSARLRAARASANPLDAAAAAAELKPLLVNPEGSGSGGDEPVVFGLLRGEWEQLVDELQVGLSKNVEECVEFAPEGGKVVVRAGPSGSSSGTPGVELRVALQALEIIDSLDYGMAKVADLMVKHVFIPAISNISVTVSVEVLEKSGSTYPASVLSIVPSEELQGYKDGSVLYSRIIDVIKFARKFICVENITWMQSFAKLTWSRISDLVITHFLSKAVPDEASKLIEFQDVIRSTTEFENTLRGMMFISPDRKDGKLTQFVDDVEVHFAVRKRNEILVKARYILVQYDYKNPLCLLLQASDDHGDSVVDLLFQPEKCFISKSALQLMKLVHGALKDACLSSARVAKEFCCAARDALLLYKAIVPVQLEKQLNSISPVAAILHNDFYHLSQEILGLAFEYRADFPSGQQKLVVFVDLAPIFSQMADGILRRQIQFATANLSEAIDGADGFQNTHQSQHCESAKFSIEQVVFILEKIHIMWESVLPRSIYRRSMFHVLGPVFSRITKDMLLIDDMAAEETLQLQGLIHLALENLSSLFLSLVENDDDKFLDHHTWVQLDESIPSLKKFRKLAELLDMSLKSITAAWESGELANCGFTSSEMRNFIKAIFADSPLRKECLGWIAANPA, from the exons ATGGCCGACGACGTCCGCGAGCTCCTTCTCTCGACCACCGCCGACGCCGACCCCTCCACCCCGCTATCCGCGCCCGACCTCCGCCTCCTCATCGACCACCTCCGCCACCGCTCCGACCGCCTGCACGCCTCCGCCCTCTCCTTCGCCTCCTCCAACCGCGAGCCGCTCGCCTCCGCGCTCCTCCGAGCCGCCAGCTCCGCGGCCTCGTCAGCGTCCCTCCAGTCCTCCCTCCAGTCGGCGCTCTCCCCGCTCTCCTCCTCCCCGGACCTGTCCGACCTCAGGTCCCTCTCCGATCGCCTCGTAGCGGCCCGCCGCGAGCTCCGCGAGCGCCAGGAGCACCTCGCTGCCGCATCCTCCGTAGCTTCTCTCTCTGCGCGGCTTCGCGCCGCTCGCGCCTCAGCCAACCCCCTTgatgctgccgctgccgccgccgagcTCAAGCCCCTCCTGGTGAACCCCGAGGGATCTGGATCCGGTGGGGACGAGCCAGTCGTGTTTGGGCTTCTTCGGGGTGAATGGGAGCAGCTCGTAGACGAG CTGCAAGTAGGACTTTCGAAGAATGTGGAGGAGTGCGTGGAGTTTGCACCGGAGGGAGGGAAGGTAGTGGTGAGGGCTGGACCGAGCGGCAGTTCAAGTGGAACACCCGGTGTTGAGCTTCGTGTGGCGCTGCAGGCATTGGAA ATAATCGATTCTCTAGACTATGGGATGGCAAAAGTCGCAGATTTGATGGTAAAGCATGTTTTTATTCCAGCAATCAGCAACATATCTGTCACAGTTTCTGTAGAAGTGCTTGAGAAAAGTGGCTCCACATACCCAGCATCAGTCTTGAGTATAGTCCCCTCAGAGGAACTACAG GGCTACAAAGATGGTTCAGTCCTTTACTCAAGAATAATTGATGTCATCAAGTTTGCTCGCAAGTTCATTTGTGTGGAAAATATCACATGGATGCAGTCCTTTGCAAAGTTAACCTGGTCAAGAATTTCTGATCTGGTTATCACACATTTTCTCTCTAAG GCTGTTCCGGATGAGGCGTCCAAGCTGATTGAGTTCCAAGATGTTATAAGGAGTACAACTGAATTTGAGAATACTCTTAGGGGTATGATGTTTATTTCGCCTGACAGAAAGGATGGCAAGTTAACCCAATTTGTTGATGATGTTGAAGTTCATTTTGCTGTAAGGAAGAGAAATGAGATCTTAGTGAAAGCAAGATACATTCTTGTACAATATGACTACAAAAATCCTCTT TGCTTGCTATTGCAGGCATCAGATGACCATGGAGATTCTGTTGTTGATTTACTTTTCCAGCCAGAGAAGTGTTTTATATCTAAATCAGCACTTCAGTTAATGAAATTGGTCCATGGAGCCCTCAAG GATGCTTGTTTGTCGTCCGCAAGAGTCGCAAAGGAGTTTTGCTGTGCTGCTAGGGATGCCTTGCTCTTGTATAAGGCTATTGTGCCAGTTCAG CTAGAGAAGCAACTCAATAGTATCAGTCCGGTGGCTGCCATCCTTCACAATGACTTCTACCATTTATCCCAAGAAATTCTTGGTCTTGCATTTGAG TACCGTGCAGATTTTCCTAGTGGTCAACAAAAACTAGTTGTTTTTGTGGATTTAGCTCCAATCTTCTCCCAGATGGCAGATGGTATACTGAGAAGACAAATACAGTTTGCAACGGCTAACTTAAGCGAG GCTATAGATGGCGCTGATGGTTTTCAGAACACGCACCAATCTCAGCATTGTGAATCAGCAAAATTTAGTATTGAGCAG GTGGTGTTCATTTTAGAGAAGATACACATTATGTGGGAATCGGTACTGCCTAGGTCAATTTATAGGAGAAGTATGTTTCATGTCCTTGGACCTGTCTTTTCTAGAATTACAAAGGACATGCTTCTGATAGATGACATGGCAGCAGAGGAGACCTTGCAG CTGCAAGGCCTTATACATTTGGCTCTTGAAAACCTCTCCTCACTATTTCTGTCCCtggttgagaatgatgatgataagttCTTGGATCATCATACCTGGGTCCAGCTGGATGAGAGTATACCATCGTTGAAGAAGTTCCGAAAACTAGCAG AGTTGCTTGATATGTCGTTGAAGTCCATCACAGCTGCTTGGGAAAGCGGGGAGCTAGCTAACTGTGGTTTCACATCATCTGAG ATGCGGAATTTCATCAAAGCAATTTTCGCCGATTCACCTCTTCGAAAGGAGTGCTTAGGCTGGATCGCCGCGAACCCAGCTTAG
- the LOC123148297 gene encoding centromere/kinetochore protein zw10 homolog isoform X2: MADDVRELLLSTTADADPSTPLSAPDLRLLIDHLRHRSDRLHASALSFASSNREPLASALLRAASSAASSASLQSSLQSALSPLSSSPDLSDLRSLSDRLVAARRELRERQEHLAAASSVASLSARLRAARASANPLDAAAAAAELKPLLVNPEGSGSGGDEPVVFGLLRGEWEQLVDELQVGLSKNVEECVEFAPEGGKVVVRAGPSGSSSGTPGVELRVALQALEIIDSLDYGMAKVADLMVKHVFIPAISNISVTVSVEVLEKSGSTYPASVLSIVPSEELQGYKDGSVLYSRIIDVIKFARKFICVENITWMQSFAKLTWSRISDLVITHFLSKAVPDEASKLIEFQDVIRSTTEFENTLRGMMFISPDRKDGKLTQFVDDVEVHFAVRKRNEILVKARYILVQYDYKNPLASDDHGDSVVDLLFQPEKCFISKSALQLMKLVHGALKDACLSSARVAKEFCCAARDALLLYKAIVPVQLEKQLNSISPVAAILHNDFYHLSQEILGLAFEYRADFPSGQQKLVVFVDLAPIFSQMADGILRRQIQFATANLSEAIDGADGFQNTHQSQHCESAKFSIEQVVFILEKIHIMWESVLPRSIYRRSMFHVLGPVFSRITKDMLLIDDMAAEETLQLQGLIHLALENLSSLFLSLVENDDDKFLDHHTWVQLDESIPSLKKFRKLAELLDMSLKSITAAWESGELANCGFTSSEMRNFIKAIFADSPLRKECLGWIAANPA, encoded by the exons ATGGCCGACGACGTCCGCGAGCTCCTTCTCTCGACCACCGCCGACGCCGACCCCTCCACCCCGCTATCCGCGCCCGACCTCCGCCTCCTCATCGACCACCTCCGCCACCGCTCCGACCGCCTGCACGCCTCCGCCCTCTCCTTCGCCTCCTCCAACCGCGAGCCGCTCGCCTCCGCGCTCCTCCGAGCCGCCAGCTCCGCGGCCTCGTCAGCGTCCCTCCAGTCCTCCCTCCAGTCGGCGCTCTCCCCGCTCTCCTCCTCCCCGGACCTGTCCGACCTCAGGTCCCTCTCCGATCGCCTCGTAGCGGCCCGCCGCGAGCTCCGCGAGCGCCAGGAGCACCTCGCTGCCGCATCCTCCGTAGCTTCTCTCTCTGCGCGGCTTCGCGCCGCTCGCGCCTCAGCCAACCCCCTTgatgctgccgctgccgccgccgagcTCAAGCCCCTCCTGGTGAACCCCGAGGGATCTGGATCCGGTGGGGACGAGCCAGTCGTGTTTGGGCTTCTTCGGGGTGAATGGGAGCAGCTCGTAGACGAG CTGCAAGTAGGACTTTCGAAGAATGTGGAGGAGTGCGTGGAGTTTGCACCGGAGGGAGGGAAGGTAGTGGTGAGGGCTGGACCGAGCGGCAGTTCAAGTGGAACACCCGGTGTTGAGCTTCGTGTGGCGCTGCAGGCATTGGAA ATAATCGATTCTCTAGACTATGGGATGGCAAAAGTCGCAGATTTGATGGTAAAGCATGTTTTTATTCCAGCAATCAGCAACATATCTGTCACAGTTTCTGTAGAAGTGCTTGAGAAAAGTGGCTCCACATACCCAGCATCAGTCTTGAGTATAGTCCCCTCAGAGGAACTACAG GGCTACAAAGATGGTTCAGTCCTTTACTCAAGAATAATTGATGTCATCAAGTTTGCTCGCAAGTTCATTTGTGTGGAAAATATCACATGGATGCAGTCCTTTGCAAAGTTAACCTGGTCAAGAATTTCTGATCTGGTTATCACACATTTTCTCTCTAAG GCTGTTCCGGATGAGGCGTCCAAGCTGATTGAGTTCCAAGATGTTATAAGGAGTACAACTGAATTTGAGAATACTCTTAGGGGTATGATGTTTATTTCGCCTGACAGAAAGGATGGCAAGTTAACCCAATTTGTTGATGATGTTGAAGTTCATTTTGCTGTAAGGAAGAGAAATGAGATCTTAGTGAAAGCAAGATACATTCTTGTACAATATGACTACAAAAATCCTCTT GCATCAGATGACCATGGAGATTCTGTTGTTGATTTACTTTTCCAGCCAGAGAAGTGTTTTATATCTAAATCAGCACTTCAGTTAATGAAATTGGTCCATGGAGCCCTCAAG GATGCTTGTTTGTCGTCCGCAAGAGTCGCAAAGGAGTTTTGCTGTGCTGCTAGGGATGCCTTGCTCTTGTATAAGGCTATTGTGCCAGTTCAG CTAGAGAAGCAACTCAATAGTATCAGTCCGGTGGCTGCCATCCTTCACAATGACTTCTACCATTTATCCCAAGAAATTCTTGGTCTTGCATTTGAG TACCGTGCAGATTTTCCTAGTGGTCAACAAAAACTAGTTGTTTTTGTGGATTTAGCTCCAATCTTCTCCCAGATGGCAGATGGTATACTGAGAAGACAAATACAGTTTGCAACGGCTAACTTAAGCGAG GCTATAGATGGCGCTGATGGTTTTCAGAACACGCACCAATCTCAGCATTGTGAATCAGCAAAATTTAGTATTGAGCAG GTGGTGTTCATTTTAGAGAAGATACACATTATGTGGGAATCGGTACTGCCTAGGTCAATTTATAGGAGAAGTATGTTTCATGTCCTTGGACCTGTCTTTTCTAGAATTACAAAGGACATGCTTCTGATAGATGACATGGCAGCAGAGGAGACCTTGCAG CTGCAAGGCCTTATACATTTGGCTCTTGAAAACCTCTCCTCACTATTTCTGTCCCtggttgagaatgatgatgataagttCTTGGATCATCATACCTGGGTCCAGCTGGATGAGAGTATACCATCGTTGAAGAAGTTCCGAAAACTAGCAG AGTTGCTTGATATGTCGTTGAAGTCCATCACAGCTGCTTGGGAAAGCGGGGAGCTAGCTAACTGTGGTTTCACATCATCTGAG ATGCGGAATTTCATCAAAGCAATTTTCGCCGATTCACCTCTTCGAAAGGAGTGCTTAGGCTGGATCGCCGCGAACCCAGCTTAG
- the LOC123148300 gene encoding 30S ribosomal protein S7, chloroplastic, whose translation MSRRGTAEKRTAKSDPIFRNRLVNMVVNRILKDGKKSLAYQILYRAVKKIQQKTETNPLLVLRQAIRRVTPNIGVKTRRNKKGSTRKVPIEIGSKQGRALAIRWLLEASQKRPGRNMAFKLSSELVDAAKGSGGAIRKKEATHRMAEANRALAHFR comes from the coding sequence ATGTCACGTCGAGGTACTGCAGAAAAAAGAACTGCAAAATCTGATCCAATTTTTCGTAATCGATTAGTTAACATGGTGGTTAACCGTATTCTGAAAGACGGAAAAAAATCATTGGCTTATCAAATTCTCTATCGAGCCGTGAAAAAGATTCAACAAAAGACAGAAACAAATCCACTATTGGTTTTACGTCAAGCaatacgtagagtaactcccaatatAGGAGTAAAAACAAGACGTAATAAAAAAGGATCGACGCGGAAAGTTCCGATTGAAATAGGATCtaaacaaggaagagcacttgcCATTCGTTGGTTATTAGAAGCATCCCAAAAGCGTCCGGGTCGAAATATGGCTTTCAAATTAAGTTCCGAATTAGTAGATGCTGCCAAAGGGAGTGGGGGTGCCATACGCAAAAAGGAAGCGACTCATAGAATGGCAGAGGCAAATAGAGCTCTTGCACATTTTCGTTAA
- the LOC123148298 gene encoding NADH dehydrogenase [ubiquinone] iron-sulfur protein 2 isoform X2: MAQEHAHSSAVERLLNCEVPLRAQYIRVLFCEITRISNHSLASTTHAMDVGASTPFLWAFEEREKLLEFYERVPGARMHASFIRPGGVAQDLPLGLCRDIDSSTQQFASRIDELEEMSTGNRIWKQRLVDIGTVTAQQAKDWGFSGVMLRGPGVCWDSRRAAPYDVHDQSDLDVPVGTRGDRYDRYCIRIEEMRQSVRIIVQCPNQMPSGMIKADDRKLCPPSRSRMKLSMESSIHHFELYTEGFSVPAPSTYTAVEAPKGEFGVFLVSNGSNRPYRCKIRAPGFAHSQGLDSMSKHHMPADVVTIIGTQDIVFGEVDR; the protein is encoded by the exons ATGGCCCAAGAACACGCTCATTCTTCAGCCGTAGAGAGACTTTTGAATTGTGAGGTACCATTACGAGCTCAATATATAAGAGTGTTATTCTGTGAAATAACTCGAATTTCAAATCATTCACTTGCTTCAACTACTCATGCTATGGATGTGGGAGCATCAACTCCGTTCCTTTGGGCTTTTGAGGAGCGGGAGAAATTGTTGGAATTCTATGAAAGAGTCCCGGGAGCCAGGATGCATGCCAGTTTCATACGACCTGGTGGAGTGGCACAAGATCTGCCTCTTGGCTTATGTCGAGATATTGATTCCTCCACACAACAATTTGCTTCTCGTATCGACGAATTAGAAGAGATGTCAACCGGCAACCGTATCTGGAAACAACGATTAGTGGATATTGGTACTGTCACTGCACAGCAAGCAAAGGATTGGGGATTCAGTGGTGTAATGTTAAGAGGTC CTGGGGTATGCTGGGATTCGCGAAGAGCAGCACCTTACGATGTTCATGACCAATCGGATCTTGACGTACCAGTAGGTACCAGAGGAGATCGCTATGATCGTTACTGTATCCGTATTGAAGAGATGCGACAAAGTGTTCGGATCATTGTGCAATGTCCTAATCAAATGCCTAGTGGCATGATCAAAGCCGATGATCGTAAGCTATGTCCTCCATCACGATCTCGAATGAAACTATCCATGGAATC CTCAATTCACCATTTCGAACTTTATACAGAAGGTTTTTCCGTACCAGCTCCTTCTACCTATACCGCAGTTGAAGCACCTAAAGGTGAATTTGGTGTCTTTCTTGTCAGTAATGGGAGTAATCGTCCCTACCGTTGTAAAATAAGAGCACCTGGCTTTGCCCATTCACAAGGACTCGATTCTATGTCCAAACATCACATGCCAGCAGATGTAGTCACCATCATAGGTACTCAAGATATTGTGTTTGGAGAGGTAGATAGATAG
- the LOC123148298 gene encoding NADH dehydrogenase [ubiquinone] iron-sulfur protein 2 isoform X1 has product MAQEHAHSSAVERLLNCEVPLRAQYIRVLFCEITRISNHSLASTTHAMDVGASTPFLWAFEEREKLLEFYERVPGARMHASFIRPGGVAQDLPLGLCRDIDSSTQQFASRIDELEEMSTGNRIWKQRLVDIGTVTAQQAKDWGFSGVMLRGPGVCWDSRRAAPYDVHDQSDLDVPVGTRGDRYDRYCIRIEEMRQSVRIIVQCPNQMPSGMIKADDRKLCPPSRSRMKLSMESSIHHFELYTEGFSVPAPSTYTAVEAPKGEFGVFLVSNGSNRPYRCKIRAPGFAHSQGLDSMSKHHMPADVVTIIGTQDIVFGEVDR; this is encoded by the exons ATGGCCCAAGAACACGCTCATTCTTCAGCCGTAGAGAGACTTTTGAATTGTGAGGTACCATTACGAGCTCAATATATAAGAGTGTTATTCTGTGAAATAACTCGAATTTCAAATCATTCACTTGCTTCAACTACTCATGCTATGGATGTGGGAGCATCAACTCCGTTCCTTTGGGCTTTTGAGGAGCGGGAGAAATTGTTGGAATTCTATGAAAGAGTCCCGGGAGCCAGGATGCATGCCAGTTTCATACGACCTGGTGGAGTGGCACAAGATCTGCCTCTTGGCTTATGTCGAGATATTGATTCCTCCACACAACAATTTGCTTCTCGTATCGACGAATTAGAAGAGATGTCAACCGGCAACCGTATCTGGAAACAACGATTAGTGGATATTGGTACTGTCACTGCACAGCAAGCAAAGGATTGGGGATTCAGTGGTGTAATGTTAAGAGGT CCTGGGGTATGCTGGGATTCGCGAAGAGCAGCACCTTACGATGTTCATGACCAATCGGATCTTGACGTACCAGTAGGTACCAGAGGAGATCGCTATGATCGTTACTGTATCCGTATTGAAGAGATGCGACAAAGTGTTCGGATCATTGTGCAATGTCCTAATCAAATGCCTAGTGGCATGATCAAAGCCGATGATCGTAAGCTATGTCCTCCATCACGATCTCGAATGAAACTATCCATGGAAT CCTCAATTCACCATTTCGAACTTTATACAGAAGGTTTTTCCGTACCAGCTCCTTCTACCTATACCGCAGTTGAAGCACCTAAAGGTGAATTTGGTGTCTTTCTTGTCAGTAATGGGAGTAATCGTCCCTACCGTTGTAAAATAAGAGCACCTGGCTTTGCCCATTCACAAGGACTCGATTCTATGTCCAAACATCACATGCCAGCAGATGTAGTCACCATCATAGGTACTCAAGATATTGTGTTTGGAGAGGTAGATAGATAG